One genomic region from Streptomyces sp. NBC_01304 encodes:
- a CDS encoding SigE family RNA polymerase sigma factor, whose amino-acid sequence MRGSDQQLQEFQDFATTHGPRLFRTGLLLTGGDWHRAEDLVQTAFSKAFVAWGRVRRTDSPDAYVRTVLVRAHLSERRLRRSGERPVAEVPEGAYGEGDPTLRVALLGALAQLPRKDRAVLVLRYWEDRSVEQTAAELGLRTGTVRNRSSSALAKLRVLLGSERDALTTT is encoded by the coding sequence GTGAGAGGAAGCGATCAACAGCTCCAGGAATTCCAGGACTTCGCCACGACGCACGGGCCACGGCTGTTCCGTACGGGCCTGCTGCTGACCGGTGGCGACTGGCATCGGGCCGAGGACTTGGTGCAGACCGCGTTCAGCAAGGCCTTCGTGGCCTGGGGGCGAGTGCGGCGCACGGACAGTCCGGACGCCTATGTCCGCACCGTTCTGGTGCGGGCCCACCTCTCGGAGCGCCGACTGCGGCGCAGCGGGGAGCGGCCCGTCGCCGAGGTGCCGGAGGGTGCGTACGGCGAGGGCGATCCCACGCTGCGGGTCGCGCTGCTCGGTGCGCTGGCCCAACTGCCGCGCAAGGACCGGGCGGTGCTCGTCCTGCGCTACTGGGAGGACCGCAGCGTGGAGCAGACGGCGGCCGAACTCGGGCTGCGTACCGGGACGGTGCGCAATCGCAGCAGCTCGGCGCTGGCGAAGCTGCGGGTCCTGCTCGGCAGCGAGCGCGATGCGCTCACCACTACGTGA
- a CDS encoding helix-turn-helix domain-containing protein gives MADDYLVRIGKLIRDARQHRGWTQSQLAEALGTSQSAVNRIERGNQNISLEMIARIGEALDSEIVSLGYSGPMHLRVVGGRRLSGSIDVKTSKNACVALLCASLLNKGRTVLRRVARIEEVYRLLEVLNSIGVRTRWINDGVDLEIVPPAKLEMDAMDADAARRTRSIIMFLGPLLHRLDRFKLPYAGGCDLGTRTIEPHMIALRRFGLDITATEGIYHAEVERMAPDRPIVLTERGDTVTENALLAAARHDGVTVIRNASSNYMVQDLCFFLEALGVRVDGIGSTTLTVHGVPNIDVDVDYSPSEDPVEAMSLLAAAVVTESELTIRRVPIEFMEIELAVLEEMGLDHDRSAEYAADNGRTRLVDLTVRPSKLEAPIDKIHPMPFPGLNIDNVPFFAAIAAVAQGKTLIHDWVYDNRAIYLTDLNRLGGRLQLLDPHRVLVEGPTRWRAAEMMCPPALRPAVVVLLAMMAADGTSVLRNVYVINRGYEDLAERLNSVGAQIETFRDI, from the coding sequence ATGGCAGACGATTACCTCGTACGCATCGGCAAGCTCATCCGTGACGCCCGTCAGCACCGGGGCTGGACACAGTCGCAGCTTGCCGAGGCGCTCGGCACCTCCCAGAGCGCCGTGAACCGCATCGAACGCGGGAATCAAAACATCAGCCTTGAGATGATCGCTCGAATTGGTGAAGCTCTGGACAGCGAGATCGTGTCCCTGGGTTACTCCGGCCCGATGCATCTCCGCGTCGTCGGCGGCCGTCGCCTCTCCGGCTCGATCGACGTCAAGACGAGCAAGAACGCCTGCGTCGCGCTGCTCTGCGCCTCGCTGCTCAACAAGGGCCGTACGGTCCTGCGCCGGGTGGCCCGGATCGAGGAGGTGTACCGCCTTCTGGAGGTACTGAACTCCATCGGCGTGCGCACCCGCTGGATCAACGACGGGGTCGACCTGGAGATCGTCCCGCCGGCCAAGCTCGAAATGGACGCGATGGACGCGGACGCGGCCCGCCGCACCCGCTCGATCATCATGTTCCTCGGTCCGCTGCTGCACCGCCTGGACCGCTTCAAGCTGCCGTACGCGGGCGGTTGCGACCTCGGTACGCGGACGATCGAGCCGCACATGATCGCCCTGCGCCGCTTCGGCCTGGACATCACGGCCACCGAGGGCATCTACCACGCCGAGGTCGAGCGGATGGCCCCGGACCGCCCGATCGTGCTGACCGAGCGCGGCGACACGGTCACCGAGAACGCGCTGCTCGCGGCCGCCCGGCACGACGGCGTCACGGTCATCCGCAACGCCTCGTCCAACTACATGGTCCAGGACCTGTGCTTCTTCCTGGAGGCCCTGGGCGTACGCGTGGACGGCATCGGCTCGACCACGCTGACCGTGCACGGCGTGCCCAACATCGACGTGGACGTCGACTACTCCCCCTCCGAGGACCCGGTAGAGGCGATGAGCCTGCTGGCCGCCGCCGTGGTCACCGAGTCGGAGCTGACGATCCGTCGGGTGCCGATCGAGTTCATGGAGATCGAGCTCGCGGTCCTGGAGGAGATGGGCCTCGACCACGACCGTTCGGCGGAGTACGCGGCGGACAACGGCCGCACCCGCCTTGTGGACCTGACGGTCCGGCCCTCCAAGCTGGAGGCGCCCATCGACAAGATCCACCCGATGCCGTTCCCGGGCCTCAACATCGACAACGTGCCGTTCTTCGCGGCGATCGCGGCGGTGGCCCAGGGCAAGACCCTGATCCACGACTGGGTCTACGACAACCGCGCGATCTACCTCACGGACCTCAACCGCCTGGGCGGGCGTCTCCAACTCCTGGACCCGCACCGGGTGTTGGTCGAGGGCCCGACGCGTTGGCGCGCGGCCGAGATGATGTGCCCGCCGGCCCTGCGGCCTGCGGTGGTGGTGCTGCTCGCGATGATGGCGGCGGACGGTACGTCGGTGCTCCGCAATGTGTACGTGATCAATCGGGGCTATGAGGATCTGGCGGAGCGGCTCAACTCCGTTGGGGCGCAGATCGAGACGTTCCGGGACATCTAG
- a CDS encoding sigma-70 family RNA polymerase sigma factor, with product MQQRGAQDELAGRFEAERGHLWRVAHRMLGSRTEADDAVQEAWLRLGRADAGEVENLAAWLRTVVSRICLDLLRSRTSRREDPAGELLPDRAEDGPDPEQETVLVDSVGRALLVVLDTLGPAERVAFVLHDLFAVPFDQIAPIVDRSTVTTKKLASRARQKVRGRSEVPAAELAVQRQVVEAFLAASRKGDFEALVTVLAPGVVRRADAAALPAGAAPVARGLDLVLRGVSAFGRRAAFAEPVLVDGVVGAVVAPYGRLSLVLTFRIEDGRIAEYEVIGDPERLRRLDLGVLDA from the coding sequence ATGCAACAGCGGGGCGCGCAGGACGAGTTGGCGGGGCGCTTCGAGGCCGAGCGCGGCCATCTGTGGCGTGTCGCCCACCGGATGCTCGGCTCGCGTACGGAGGCGGACGACGCCGTGCAGGAGGCCTGGCTCCGGCTCGGCCGGGCCGACGCCGGCGAGGTCGAGAACCTCGCCGCCTGGCTGCGCACCGTCGTCTCCCGCATCTGTCTCGACCTGCTCCGCTCGCGTACGTCCCGCCGCGAGGACCCCGCCGGGGAGCTGCTGCCCGACCGCGCGGAGGACGGCCCCGACCCCGAGCAGGAGACCGTCCTCGTCGACTCGGTCGGCCGCGCCCTGCTCGTCGTCCTGGACACGCTGGGTCCGGCCGAGCGGGTCGCCTTCGTCCTGCACGACCTGTTCGCGGTGCCCTTCGACCAGATCGCCCCGATCGTCGACCGCTCGACGGTCACCACGAAGAAGCTCGCGAGCCGCGCACGTCAGAAAGTGCGGGGCAGGTCCGAGGTGCCGGCCGCCGAGCTCGCGGTGCAGCGGCAGGTGGTCGAGGCCTTCCTCGCCGCCTCCCGCAAGGGTGACTTCGAGGCCCTGGTCACGGTCCTCGCGCCCGGTGTCGTGCGCCGCGCGGACGCCGCCGCGCTGCCGGCCGGTGCGGCGCCGGTCGCGCGCGGCCTGGATCTGGTGCTGCGCGGGGTGTCTGCCTTCGGGCGGCGGGCCGCGTTCGCCGAGCCGGTCCTGGTCGACGGGGTGGTGGGCGCAGTGGTGGCGCCGTACGGGCGGCTGAGTCTCGTGCTCACCTTCCGTATCGAGGACGGGCGGATCGCCGAGTACGAGGTGATCGGCGACCCCGAACGTCTTCGGCGGCTCGACCTCGGGGTACTCGACGCGTGA
- a CDS encoding YqeB family protein translates to MTADAHSDKVTELTQPRWIPPLFMLLGAGAGWLLKLLAQWVVTLPWAPFQGPAELLTEAPEPWLTLAAIGVGTAAGLLFGLYALHVELSLRVSADRVVLGRGGTTREVGADEIALVCRDGKDLVLLGHEGEELAREDSDLADRRFREAFTRHGHAWADQDPHRDAYRRWVPGTPGLPAGADALLKARARVLDKGDAATEARELRAELVRLGVFVRDEKKRQFWRTSAHQAS, encoded by the coding sequence ATGACGGCAGACGCACACTCCGACAAGGTCACCGAGCTCACCCAACCCCGGTGGATCCCCCCGCTGTTCATGCTGCTCGGGGCCGGGGCGGGCTGGCTGCTCAAGCTGCTCGCGCAGTGGGTGGTGACGCTGCCGTGGGCACCCTTCCAGGGGCCGGCCGAGTTGCTGACCGAGGCACCCGAGCCCTGGCTGACGCTCGCCGCGATCGGGGTCGGCACGGCCGCCGGCCTGCTGTTCGGGCTGTACGCGCTGCACGTGGAGCTGTCCCTGCGGGTGAGCGCCGATCGCGTGGTGCTCGGCCGGGGCGGGACGACCCGGGAGGTCGGGGCGGACGAGATCGCCCTGGTGTGCCGGGACGGCAAGGACCTGGTGCTGCTCGGCCACGAAGGCGAGGAGCTCGCCCGGGAGGACTCCGACCTCGCCGACCGGCGCTTCCGCGAGGCCTTCACCCGGCACGGGCACGCCTGGGCGGACCAGGACCCGCACCGGGACGCGTACCGGCGCTGGGTGCCCGGGACCCCCGGCCTGCCCGCCGGGGCGGACGCTCTGCTCAAGGCCCGCGCGAGGGTCCTGGACAAGGGGGACGCGGCCACCGAGGCGCGGGAGTTGCGCGCGGAACTGGTCCGGCTCGGCGTCTTCGTACGGGACGAGAAGAAGCGGCAGTTCTGGCGGACGTCCGCGCACCAGGCCTCTTGA
- a CDS encoding ATP-binding protein: MPGNWAGESKRDQAVRDYVKAQLLPRDGERGAGQRPVTLLLGPRGSGKTTLLRYLANWAKSGPVVRLDLADLAGQQQRPVEVFASLAFGLNSEKPQVPRMPFPALKVLTAALKAEVDSQNRDLARRQMAQALPARSAGWLSGAYQVAEVAAAMLGLPALVTAALQLLLLGERQWLRRNFRRRVAGLDRTGATSALDFLIELNLAHRGEPEDRGPIEVLACETFLDDLRRSYAKQDWAVRCLMLLDNIDNPLGGEVLALLLQARDPGDPDPLVVLATAGSYPAALQPHRFGSPGTGDGYPGRWGAPGEFEPQQVSDGLRVGQLRDLTRQEVEGQTAVVLGRTGTPAPRKGIPWLGWAVYELTRGQPEGTACVLAELPGIDTTDRWQYRLRQIFESRELVGPLLDRLLPLDCSDELRRILQQAAVAPDLNHALHAGWLNTSELEDAFRDFRQERLHTLHIGTGDRRADGLPPHPLLRRLLLATLREDPATLHSGLRVRAGQRDKPTEAAYHALAGGDLPAAAGYLDSVFERGTPEAWCSRLCRLRRAPVPASVHSAGTAPWSRFEFLVQHLLGDAIDPRLRTITRLLAASWLAPEPPEDPATDGVGDPYRDPLGDPHATLYSEVNARFHTLATAHTGQEAWAALLVKKADQYAEEPWL, from the coding sequence ATGCCGGGTAACTGGGCGGGGGAGTCGAAGCGGGACCAGGCGGTACGGGACTACGTCAAGGCCCAGCTGCTGCCCCGGGACGGGGAGCGCGGCGCCGGGCAGCGGCCCGTGACGCTGTTGCTCGGTCCGCGCGGGAGCGGCAAGACGACCCTCCTGCGCTACCTCGCGAACTGGGCGAAGAGCGGGCCGGTCGTCCGCCTCGACCTGGCCGACCTCGCCGGGCAGCAGCAGCGGCCCGTCGAAGTGTTCGCGAGCCTCGCGTTCGGGCTGAACAGCGAGAAGCCGCAGGTGCCGCGCATGCCGTTCCCCGCGCTCAAGGTGCTCACCGCCGCGCTCAAGGCCGAAGTGGACTCGCAGAACCGGGACTTGGCGCGGCGCCAGATGGCCCAGGCGCTGCCCGCGCGCTCCGCCGGGTGGCTGTCCGGCGCCTACCAGGTGGCCGAGGTCGCCGCCGCCATGCTCGGCCTGCCGGCCCTGGTCACCGCCGCCCTGCAGCTGCTGCTCCTCGGGGAGCGGCAGTGGCTGCGGCGCAACTTCCGCCGCCGTGTGGCCGGCCTGGACCGGACCGGTGCCACCTCGGCCCTGGACTTCCTGATCGAGCTCAATCTCGCCCACCGGGGCGAGCCGGAGGACCGGGGGCCCATCGAGGTCCTGGCCTGCGAGACGTTCCTCGACGATCTGCGCCGGAGCTACGCCAAGCAGGACTGGGCCGTGCGCTGTCTGATGCTCCTGGACAACATCGACAACCCGCTCGGCGGCGAAGTGCTCGCGCTGCTGCTCCAGGCACGCGACCCGGGTGACCCCGACCCGCTGGTGGTCCTGGCCACGGCCGGCAGCTACCCGGCGGCGCTCCAGCCGCACCGGTTCGGCTCGCCCGGCACCGGCGACGGATATCCCGGGCGCTGGGGTGCGCCGGGCGAGTTCGAGCCCCAGCAGGTCAGCGACGGGCTGCGGGTCGGCCAGCTCCGCGACCTGACCCGGCAGGAGGTCGAGGGCCAGACCGCGGTCGTCCTGGGGCGCACCGGCACACCCGCGCCCCGCAAGGGCATTCCCTGGCTCGGCTGGGCGGTGTACGAACTCACCCGCGGCCAGCCGGAGGGCACCGCCTGTGTGCTCGCCGAGCTGCCCGGCATCGACACCACGGACCGCTGGCAGTACCGGCTGCGGCAGATATTCGAGTCGCGGGAGCTGGTCGGCCCGCTGCTCGACCGGCTCCTGCCCCTCGACTGCTCCGACGAGCTGCGCCGCATCCTGCAACAGGCCGCCGTCGCCCCCGACCTCAACCACGCCCTGCACGCCGGCTGGCTGAACACCTCCGAACTCGAGGACGCCTTCCGGGACTTCCGGCAGGAACGGCTGCACACCCTGCACATCGGCACCGGAGACCGGCGCGCCGACGGACTGCCCCCGCACCCCCTGCTGCGCCGCCTGCTCCTCGCCACCCTGCGCGAGGACCCCGCCACCCTGCACTCAGGCCTGCGGGTCCGGGCCGGGCAGCGCGACAAGCCCACCGAGGCCGCGTACCACGCCCTCGCGGGCGGCGATCTGCCGGCGGCGGCCGGGTACCTCGACTCGGTCTTCGAGCGCGGCACCCCCGAGGCGTGGTGCTCCCGCCTGTGCCGGCTGCGCCGCGCGCCCGTGCCCGCCTCGGTGCACAGCGCCGGAACCGCGCCCTGGAGCCGCTTCGAGTTCCTGGTCCAGCACCTCCTGGGCGACGCGATCGATCCCCGCCTGCGCACCATCACCCGCCTGCTCGCGGCAAGTTGGCTGGCCCCCGAGCCGCCCGAGGACCCCGCGACGGACGGGGTGGGCGACCCCTACCGCGACCCGCTCGGCGACCCCCACGCCACCCTCTATTCCGAGGTCAACGCACGCTTCCACACTCTGGCCACCGCCCACACCGGGCAGGAGGCCTGGGCGGCCCTGCTCGTGAAGAAGGCCGACCAGTACGCCGAGGAGCCCTGGCTGTGA
- the acnA gene encoding aconitate hydratase AcnA — MSANSFDARSTLSVGDESYEIFKLDKVEGSARLPYSLKVLLENLLRTEDGANITADHIRALGGWDSQAQPSQEIQFTPARVIMQDFTGVPCVVDLATMREAVKELGGDPAKVNPLSPAELVIDHSVIADKFGTNDAFAQNVELEYGRNKERYQFLRWGQTAFDDFKVVPPGTGIVHQVNIEHLARTVMVRNGQAYPDTLVGTDSHTTMVNGLGVLGWGVGGIEAEAAMLGQPVSMLIPRVVGFKLTGELKPGTTATDLVLTITEMLRKHGVVGKFVEFYGEGVAATSLANRATIGNMSPEFGSTAAIFPIDDETIKYLKLTGRDAQQLALVEAYAKEQGLWLDPAAEPDFSEKLELDLSTVVPSIAGPKRPQDRIVLANAKQQFAQDVRNYVADDSEAGKESFPASDAPAVSNGVPSNPVTVTAPDGSTYEIDHGAVTVAAITSCTNTSNPYVMVAAALVAKKAVEKGLTRKPWVKTTLAPGSKVVTDYFDKAGLTPYLDKVGFNLVGYGCTTCIGNSGPLPEEVSKAVNEHDLAVTSVLSGNRNFEGRINPDVKMNYLASPPLVVAYAIAGSMKVDITKDALGTDQDGKPVFLEDIWPTEAEVNDVVANSIGEDMFNKSYSDVFAGDAQWQALPIPTGNTFEWDTESTYVRKPPYFEGMTMETTPVSDIAGARVLAKLGDSVTTDHISPAGAIKADTPAGKYLTEHGVERRDFNSYGSRRGNHEVMIRGTFANIRLRNQIAPGTEGGFTRDFTQADAPVSFIYDASRNYIEQGIPLVVLAGKEYGSGSSRDWAAKGTALLGVKAAIAESYERIHRSNLIGMGVLPLQYPEGQTAETLGLTGEETFSFTGVEELNNGTTPRTVKVTTDTGVEFDAVVRIDTPGEADYYRNGGIMQYVLRSLIRK; from the coding sequence GTGTCGGCGAACAGCTTCGACGCCCGCAGCACGCTGAGCGTGGGCGACGAGTCGTACGAGATCTTCAAGCTGGACAAGGTCGAGGGCTCCGCGCGCCTCCCTTACAGCCTGAAGGTGCTGCTGGAGAACCTGCTCCGCACCGAGGACGGCGCGAACATCACCGCCGACCACATCCGCGCCCTCGGCGGCTGGGACTCGCAGGCTCAGCCGAGCCAGGAGATCCAGTTCACGCCCGCTCGCGTGATCATGCAGGACTTCACCGGCGTGCCCTGCGTCGTGGACCTCGCCACCATGCGTGAGGCCGTGAAGGAGCTCGGCGGTGACCCGGCGAAGGTCAACCCGCTCTCCCCGGCCGAGCTGGTCATCGACCACTCCGTCATCGCCGACAAGTTCGGTACGAATGACGCCTTCGCGCAGAACGTGGAGCTGGAGTACGGCCGCAACAAGGAGCGCTACCAGTTCCTGCGCTGGGGCCAGACCGCGTTCGACGACTTCAAGGTCGTCCCGCCGGGCACCGGCATCGTGCACCAGGTCAACATCGAGCACCTGGCCCGTACGGTCATGGTCCGTAACGGCCAGGCGTACCCCGACACCCTCGTCGGCACCGACTCGCACACCACGATGGTCAACGGCCTGGGCGTCCTGGGCTGGGGCGTCGGCGGCATCGAGGCCGAGGCCGCGATGCTGGGCCAGCCGGTCTCGATGCTCATCCCGCGCGTCGTCGGCTTCAAGCTGACCGGTGAGCTCAAGCCGGGCACGACCGCCACCGACCTGGTGCTGACCATCACCGAGATGCTGCGCAAGCACGGTGTCGTCGGCAAGTTCGTCGAGTTCTACGGCGAGGGTGTGGCCGCGACGTCGCTGGCCAACCGCGCCACCATCGGCAACATGTCGCCGGAGTTCGGCTCCACCGCCGCGATCTTCCCGATCGACGACGAGACCATCAAGTACCTGAAGCTGACGGGCCGCGACGCCCAGCAGCTGGCGCTCGTCGAGGCGTACGCCAAGGAGCAGGGCCTCTGGCTCGACCCGGCCGCCGAGCCCGACTTCTCCGAGAAGCTCGAGCTAGACCTCTCCACGGTCGTCCCGTCGATCGCCGGTCCGAAGCGTCCGCAGGACCGCATCGTCCTCGCCAACGCCAAGCAGCAGTTCGCGCAGGACGTACGCAACTACGTCGCCGATGACTCCGAGGCGGGCAAGGAGTCCTTCCCGGCCTCCGACGCCCCGGCCGTCTCCAACGGCGTCCCGTCGAACCCGGTCACCGTGACCGCCCCCGACGGCTCGACGTACGAGATCGACCACGGTGCGGTGACGGTCGCGGCCATCACCTCCTGCACCAACACCTCGAACCCGTACGTGATGGTCGCCGCGGCGCTCGTCGCGAAGAAGGCCGTCGAGAAGGGCCTGACCCGCAAGCCCTGGGTCAAGACGACCCTGGCGCCCGGCTCGAAGGTCGTCACCGACTACTTCGACAAGGCGGGGCTCACCCCCTACCTCGACAAGGTCGGCTTCAACCTGGTCGGTTACGGCTGCACCACCTGCATCGGCAACTCGGGCCCGCTGCCCGAGGAGGTCTCCAAGGCCGTCAACGAGCATGACCTGGCCGTGACTTCGGTGCTCTCGGGCAACCGTAACTTCGAGGGTCGCATCAACCCCGACGTCAAGATGAACTACCTGGCGTCCCCGCCGCTGGTCGTCGCGTACGCCATCGCGGGCTCCATGAAGGTGGACATCACCAAGGACGCCCTCGGCACCGACCAGGACGGCAAGCCGGTCTTCCTCGAGGACATCTGGCCGACCGAGGCCGAGGTCAACGACGTCGTCGCCAACTCCATCGGCGAGGACATGTTCAACAAGTCCTACTCCGACGTCTTCGCGGGCGACGCCCAGTGGCAGGCGCTGCCGATCCCGACCGGCAACACCTTCGAGTGGGACACCGAGTCGACGTACGTCCGCAAGCCCCCTTACTTCGAGGGCATGACGATGGAGACCACCCCGGTCTCCGACATCGCGGGCGCTCGGGTCCTGGCGAAGCTGGGTGACTCGGTCACGACCGACCACATCTCGCCCGCCGGTGCGATCAAGGCCGACACCCCGGCCGGCAAGTACCTCACGGAGCACGGCGTCGAGCGTCGTGACTTCAACTCCTACGGCTCGCGCCGTGGCAACCACGAGGTCATGATCCGCGGCACGTTCGCGAACATCCGGCTGCGCAACCAGATCGCGCCGGGCACCGAGGGCGGCTTCACGCGTGACTTCACGCAGGCCGACGCCCCCGTGTCGTTCATCTACGACGCCTCGCGCAACTACATCGAGCAGGGCATCCCGCTCGTCGTCCTCGCGGGCAAGGAGTACGGCTCCGGCTCGTCCCGCGACTGGGCCGCCAAGGGCACCGCGCTGCTCGGCGTCAAGGCCGCGATCGCCGAGTCGTACGAGCGCATCCACCGCTCGAACCTCATCGGCATGGGCGTCCTGCCGCTGCAGTACCCGGAGGGCCAGACGGCCGAGACCCTCGGTCTGACCGGCGAGGAGACCTTCTCCTTCACCGGCGTCGAGGAGCTCAACAACGGCACCACGCCGCGCACGGTCAAGGTGACGACGGACACCGGCGTCGAGTTCGACGCGGTCGTCCGCATCGACACGCCCGGCGAGGCGGACTACTACCGCAACGGCGGCATCATGCAGTACGTGCTGCGGTCGCTGATCCGTAAGTAG